The Apium graveolens cultivar Ventura chromosome 6, ASM990537v1, whole genome shotgun sequence genome contains a region encoding:
- the LOC141664938 gene encoding uncharacterized protein At4g02000-like: MAYNKTNLEKLYENLTIDDEESEGIIVATEAGQERKESFVLVGRFLTEKNINFQAMQNVVTSLWRPKEGVEIHDIGGYRYSVVFYHIMDLQKFLDGRPWSFEQNMLVYHQMQDTEDAHQVVLNDVDIWVQVHDIPKGFISETVLKTIGDFVGQYVKSDPVNFDCTWKSFVRIRVRMNIQKPLKRRMKIKCEGGNWSWVNFKYERLGSFCFVCGIIGHTERECNVIYAHPDKEVERAYGF; the protein is encoded by the coding sequence ATGGCGTATAATAAAACAAATCTGGAGAAACTCTATGAAAATTTAACAATTGATGATGAAGAATCAGAGGGTATTATTGTTGCGACTGAAGCAGGTCAGGAACGAAAGGAAAGCTTTGTCCTTGTGGGCAGGTTTTTGACGGAGAAAAATATAAATTTCCAGGCAATGCAAAATGTGGTGACATCATTGTGGAGGCCTAAGGAAGGGGTGGAGATTCATGATATAGGCGGATACAGATACTCAGTTGTGTTTTATCATATTATGGATTTACAAAAATTCCTTGACGGAAGACCATGGTCTTTTGAGCAAAACATGTTGGTTTATCATCAGATGCAGGATACAGAGGATGCACACCAAGTAGTATTGAATGATGTAGATATTTGGGTCCAAGTTCATGATATCCCAAAAGGTTTTATTTCTGAAACAGTGTTAAAAACTATTGGAGATTTCGTTGGACAATATGTTAAATCGGATCCTGTTAACTTTGATTGCACTTGGAAGTCTTTCGTAAGGATTCGAGTTAGGATGAATATCCAGAAACCATTGAAACGACGAATGAAGATCAAATGTGAAGGGGGAAATTGGAGTTGGGTGAACTTTAAGTATGAAAGATTGGGTAGCTTTTGTTTTGTTTGCGGAATTATAGGTCACACAGAGAGGGAGTGCAATGTTATTTATGCGCATCCTGATAAAGAAGTTGAACGTGCATATGGATTTTAG